The Armatimonadota bacterium genome has a segment encoding these proteins:
- a CDS encoding DinB family protein: MVISTRALLQARLTHTRAALLEAFARVPEEMLGWAPVPGMRTTGGQIAEIVGTELQALARLECRPDVSWDEANRRIGDTTSHNSLSVALATGRAETLAYLESLSEADLAEPVSNFAGWHESVGLAEVPRSEIFRSIAQHEAYHTGQLISYLWARADDPYTW; this comes from the coding sequence TTGGTAATTTCCACCAGGGCGCTGCTTCAAGCCCGACTCACGCATACGCGTGCAGCACTTCTCGAGGCATTCGCGCGGGTGCCGGAAGAGATGCTGGGTTGGGCGCCCGTTCCAGGCATGCGCACGACCGGCGGCCAGATTGCTGAGATCGTTGGAACCGAGCTGCAGGCGCTTGCCAGACTGGAGTGCAGACCGGACGTTTCGTGGGACGAGGCCAACCGGCGCATCGGCGATACGACGTCGCACAACAGTTTGAGTGTGGCGCTCGCGACCGGGCGGGCGGAAACGCTTGCCTATCTCGAATCGCTCTCCGAGGCGGACCTTGCTGAACCCGTTTCCAACTTTGCCGGATGGCACGAATCGGTTGGTCTGGCTGAAGTACCGCGCTCCGAAATCTTTCGCAGCATCGCGCAGCACGAGGCCTACCACACCGGGCAGCTCATCTCGTACCTCTGGGCGCGCGCCGATGATCCATATACGTGGTGA
- a CDS encoding beta-lactamase family protein, which yields MTLSPGKHPAFDWRGRIPTSGEREPRFLNLDRTIRACMRRHGTTGCAVALMAGEDCLYRRAFGWSEVGARPFLATTPCRVASISKSLTGAAALRLVDEGRLDLDALALPLLMESGIAPASLPGRMPDPRLGAIRIRDLLDHATGFPRSAPYTTTLEMAAALRSGLPLLPADVVRYSWGATDLAAAPGRAFEYANINFVTVGRILEIITGEPYPALVRRLVLDPAGIGPGEAFVSTNMAGPGDPREAGYYQFTPNDFPSLLPGEDGRIGSEPYGGFDPNSMDASGGWALSLDALYRFAAAVEGDRLFGARAIQALTTPPDYLAGEAGGYTLDRFYSKGFVLYRPPAGVRHLEHAGMLQHASAYYGPAGGLQLVFVANCNRREEPWLDRVLREAIMNWLPEANAGAL from the coding sequence TTGACGTTGTCGCCAGGCAAACACCCAGCATTTGATTGGCGCGGTCGCATCCCAACAAGTGGCGAACGTGAGCCGCGGTTCCTGAACCTGGATCGTACAATTCGGGCGTGTATGCGGCGCCACGGGACCACCGGGTGCGCCGTGGCGTTGATGGCCGGGGAGGATTGTCTCTACCGCCGTGCATTTGGCTGGTCCGAGGTCGGCGCGCGCCCGTTCCTTGCCACCACGCCGTGTCGTGTGGCCAGCATCTCCAAGTCGCTCACAGGCGCAGCTGCGTTGCGCCTTGTCGACGAGGGCCGTCTCGATCTGGATGCGCTGGCGCTCCCGCTGCTGATGGAATCGGGCATCGCACCCGCCTCGCTCCCTGGGCGAATGCCGGATCCGCGCCTCGGCGCCATCCGCATCCGTGATCTTCTCGACCACGCTACGGGTTTTCCACGCAGCGCGCCATACACCACGACGCTGGAAATGGCGGCGGCGCTGCGCAGCGGTCTGCCGCTGCTCCCCGCCGACGTCGTGCGTTACTCCTGGGGCGCAACCGACCTCGCAGCGGCGCCGGGCCGTGCGTTTGAGTATGCCAATATCAACTTCGTGACGGTGGGGCGCATCCTAGAAATCATCACGGGCGAACCGTACCCGGCGCTGGTGCGCCGGCTCGTGCTGGATCCGGCCGGGATTGGCCCGGGCGAGGCATTCGTTTCCACCAACATGGCTGGGCCCGGCGATCCGCGAGAAGCAGGTTACTACCAGTTCACGCCTAACGACTTTCCGTCGCTGCTGCCGGGTGAAGATGGTCGGATCGGCTCCGAGCCTTACGGCGGCTTCGATCCGAACAGCATGGATGCGTCTGGCGGGTGGGCGCTGTCGCTGGATGCCCTCTACCGGTTTGCTGCTGCCGTTGAAGGCGACCGTCTGTTCGGCGCACGGGCCATTCAAGCCCTTACCACGCCGCCCGATTACCTCGCCGGCGAAGCTGGCGGCTACACGTTGGACCGTTTCTATTCGAAGGGATTTGTGCTCTATCGGCCACCGGCAGGCGTCCGGCATCTGGAGCACGCCGGAATGCTGCAGCACGCTTCCGCATATTACGGCCCAGCCGGCGGGCTGCAGCTGGTCTTTGTGGCAAATTGCAACCGCCGCGAGGAGCCGTGGTTGGACCGGGTGCTTCGGGAAGCGATCATGAACTGGCTTCCGGAGGCGAATGCAGGCGCGCTCTAG